GCCGTCTTCCAGCGCGTGCTGGAGCTGGACCCGCAGAACCCGGAGGCCCGCGCCGCCGTCCCGCGCCAGGCGCCCGCCGCCCCGGCGCAGCCGGCCGCCGAGTACGTGGACCTGGGCGCGCTGATCCTGGACGACGAGCGCGAGACCACCACCCGCTTCGTGGTGGAGGAGAAGGAGCCCAGCGGCGACGAGGACCGCGACTTCGCCGAGATGCTGGCCCACTTCCGCCAGAAGGTGGCCGAGAACATCGAGGTGGAGGACGTGCAGAGCCACTACGACCTGGGGCTCGCCTTCAAGGAGATGGGGCTGGTGGACGAGGCGATCGCCGAGTTCCAGGTGGCGCTGCGCGGCGGGGCCAACCCGCTGGCCACGCTGGAGCTGCTGGGCCAGTGCTTCGTGGAGAAGGGGCAGTACGCGGTGGCGGCGCGCGTGCTGGACCGCGCCTACCGGCTGCCGCACGCCTCCGACGCCGAGCTGGTGGGGGTGCTCTACCAGCTGGGGCGCGTGGAGGAGGCGCTCGGGCGGCCCGCGCAGGCCATCGAGTACTACGAGCGGGTGCTCTCGGTGGACATCCGCTTCCGCGACACCGCGCGGCGGATCGAGGCGCTCAGGGCGGCCAGCGGCGCGGCGCCGCTTTGACACCGCCGGAAGCCGCCCTTAGCTTACCGCCGTTTTCACCCCCGGTCCCGACGCGACACACCCGGCGAATGACGCTGCGCACCGCACCTCCCCGGCTCTCCGACATCCACGCGCCCGTCCGCGAGCGGCTGGACGCCGTGGTCGACGAGATCCGCCGCATCGTGGTCTCCGACTTCGCGCCGGTCGACGAGGTCAACCACTACCTGCTCAAGCTGCGCGGCAAGCTCTTCCGCCCCGGGCTGGTGCTCCTCTGCGACGAGCTGGGGGGCGGCTCGCACCGCGAGGCCGAGACGCTGGCGGCCATCATCGAGCTGGTGCACCTGGCCACGCTGGTGCACGACGACGCGGTGGACCACTCGGTGCTGCGCCGGGGGATGCCCACGGTGAACGCCCTCTGGAGCCACCAGGTGGCCATCATCATGGGCGACTACCTGTACTCGCGCTCGATCACCGAGATCACCCGGCTGGGCCAGCTGGAGCCGATCCGGGTGATCGCCGCGGCGGCCAACGCCATGACCGTGGGCGAGATGCGGCAGCTGGTGTCGCACGACGCGCTGCACTTCTCCGAGGACGACTACTACCGGCTGATCGACAGCAAGACGGCCTCGCTGATGGCGGCCGCCTGCGAGATGGGGGCGCTCACCGGCGCGCCGGCGTACCGCGGGCAGGTGGCGCGCTACGGGCGCTGGCTGGGGCACGCCTTCCAGATCGCCGACGACCTGCTGGACTACACGGCCGACGCCGAGGTGACGGGGAAGCCGTCGGGGCTGGACCTGCGCGAGCACAAGGTGACGCTGCCGCTGATCCACGCGCTGCCGCGGCTGGGGCCGGCCGAGCGCGCGGAGGTCGAGGCGCTCTTCCGCGACCCCGAGCCGGCCGACGAGGCGATCCACGAGGTGGTGGAGCTGGTGAAGGCGCACGGCGGGCTCGACTACGCGCGCGAGAAGGCGGGCGAGGCGGCGCAGTGGGCGCACGACGCGCTGGAGGGGCTCCCCGAGGGCCCGGCGCTGGAGAGCCTGCGCGAGAGCATCACCTACGCGGTGGAGCGCCGCAAGTGACGGCACCGCATTTGCCGGGGCACGGCGGGCGCACGGGCGGGCCAGGCGGAAACGGACACCGGGGGCGGGAGGGGAGATGAGCGCGACGACGCGCCGGCGGATGGGGCGGCTGCTGGTGGTGGTGCTGATCGGGCTGGTGCTGGGGGCGCTCTTGTCGGAGCTGGCGGTGCGCTTCATGCCC
This genomic stretch from Longimicrobium sp. harbors:
- a CDS encoding polyprenyl synthetase family protein, which produces MTLRTAPPRLSDIHAPVRERLDAVVDEIRRIVVSDFAPVDEVNHYLLKLRGKLFRPGLVLLCDELGGGSHREAETLAAIIELVHLATLVHDDAVDHSVLRRGMPTVNALWSHQVAIIMGDYLYSRSITEITRLGQLEPIRVIAAAANAMTVGEMRQLVSHDALHFSEDDYYRLIDSKTASLMAAACEMGALTGAPAYRGQVARYGRWLGHAFQIADDLLDYTADAEVTGKPSGLDLREHKVTLPLIHALPRLGPAERAEVEALFRDPEPADEAIHEVVELVKAHGGLDYAREKAGEAAQWAHDALEGLPEGPALESLRESITYAVERRK